Proteins found in one Desulfuribacillus stibiiarsenatis genomic segment:
- the rpsI gene encoding 30S ribosomal protein S9, with protein MATVQYYGTGRRKNAVARVRLVPGDGQMIINKREINDYFDLETLKLIAKQPLVLTETLGSYNVLVNVHGGGFSGQAGAIRHGISRALLQADPELRVTLKRAGFLTRDPRMTERKKYGLKKARRAPQFSKR; from the coding sequence TTGGCTACTGTACAATATTATGGAACTGGAAGACGTAAAAATGCCGTTGCACGTGTACGTTTAGTACCTGGCGATGGACAGATGATTATCAATAAAAGAGAAATTAACGATTACTTCGATCTAGAGACGCTAAAGCTAATTGCTAAGCAACCTCTAGTGCTTACTGAAACATTAGGAAGCTACAACGTTTTAGTAAACGTTCATGGTGGTGGCTTCTCAGGTCAAGCTGGCGCAATCCGTCACGGAATTTCAAGAGCGCTTTTACAAGCAGACCCTGAACTACGTGTAACACTTAAGCGTGCAGGATTCTTAACTCGTGACCCTCGTATGACTGAGCGTAAGAAATACGGTCTTAAAAAAGCTCGTCGTGCACCACAATTCTCAAAGCGTTAA
- the rplM gene encoding 50S ribosomal protein L13, whose protein sequence is MRTTFMAKPGSVQRDWYVIDAEGKTLGRLATEAASLLRGKHKPEFTPHIDTGDFVIVINCAKVVLTGKKLEQKNYYRHSLYPGGLKTTKAKDMLKTKPELMVFQAIKGMVPHTKLGAAQMKKLRVYAGAEHEQQAQQPKTWELNS, encoded by the coding sequence ATGCGTACGACATTTATGGCAAAACCAGGTAGCGTGCAACGTGACTGGTATGTAATTGATGCCGAAGGTAAGACTTTAGGACGTCTTGCTACTGAAGCAGCATCACTATTAAGAGGAAAACATAAACCTGAATTTACTCCACATATAGATACTGGTGATTTCGTTATCGTCATTAACTGTGCGAAGGTTGTATTAACAGGTAAGAAACTTGAGCAAAAGAACTACTATCGTCACTCTTTATATCCAGGTGGTCTTAAGACTACAAAAGCAAAAGACATGCTTAAGACAAAACCAGAGCTAATGGTATTCCAAGCGATTAAGGGCATGGTTCCTCACACAAAGCTTGGCGCAGCTCAAATGAAGAAATTACGCGTGTATGCTGGTGCAGAACACGAACAACAAGCACAACAACCTAAAACATGGGAACTTAATTCGTAA